The segment CCCTCAAAATGGCATTTAAACGATCTGTCATTTGATAGTTATAGGATATTTCATAAACACAAGCCGAATCATACAGAATCCCATGTTTGGAAAATTCAATAGGGAGAACATCTCGTGAACGGTTCCCCCGCACCAGTAAAATGGGATCTGAAACTGTATATCTAGACAAAAACTCGCTTGCCATCGTGTCTGCGTTATATGTTGTCGGGACAAAATCGGCGGTGAAACCAAAATTTTTTAATGCATTTTCTGTTTTATGACCAACAGCAGCTAATCTCTTGTTTTTAAAAATTTCGTTATTGACTTGATAGCGTTTAGCTAATTGAAAAAAACAATTTACGCCATTAGAGCTCGTGAAAAAAATCCATTCGTATCGATCTACATTCTCAAGAATTCGTTTGTTCTCCCTAAGATCCTTACATAAGATCTTCAAAAGAGGAACCTCAATCGGTATCCCGCCATATGCTAGAACTTTACTAGAGAACGCTTCTGCCTGCTTTTTTTCTCTTGTTATCAGGACTTTTTTTTCATGTAATGAAATCGACATTACTGGTCAAGCTCCTCTTTCACCTGATCGATAATCTCTTTTCCGCCTTGGTTAATAAGTTTGTTCGCGGCTTCCTCTCCGACA is part of the Virgibacillus sp. NKC19-16 genome and harbors:
- a CDS encoding uroporphyrinogen-III synthase; its protein translation is MSISLHEKKVLITREKKQAEAFSSKVLAYGGIPIEVPLLKILCKDLRENKRILENVDRYEWIFFTSSNGVNCFFQLAKRYQVNNEIFKNKRLAAVGHKTENALKNFGFTADFVPTTYNADTMASEFLSRYTVSDPILLVRGNRSRDVLPIEFSKHGILYDSACVYEISYNYQMTDRLNAILRENTFDFVTFTSPSTVEAFVEMTAVPSDVTCVCIGTTTQKRAYELGFTSILTAEEFTIDGMLLCISNYIAEEEF